One window from the genome of Candidatus Manganitrophaceae bacterium encodes:
- a CDS encoding glutathione S-transferase yields the protein MNDRADKIKLYQHPVSPFCVTIGMILTWGKIPHEIVHIPYSDRRLIVEKSQGQSYKIPLLEDGDQVVWDRTDFGQEIARYLDRKFDLGLFPPNLEGIQAILARYIENDLESVGFKLNDIHYLSWLPDPYDRAMFLRHKERKFGAGCVDAWRRQKEPLQGELEALLVPIDQMLQAAPFLIDRRPRFVDFDLAGILGNYMFSGHNVVPSRFKAIGRWHEAIESTSHADQL from the coding sequence ATGAACGATCGCGCCGACAAGATCAAGCTCTATCAACATCCGGTGAGCCCCTTCTGCGTTACGATCGGTATGATCTTAACGTGGGGAAAGATCCCGCACGAGATCGTTCATATTCCCTATTCCGACCGGCGGCTGATCGTCGAGAAGAGCCAAGGCCAATCTTACAAGATTCCCCTCTTGGAAGACGGGGATCAGGTCGTCTGGGATCGGACCGATTTCGGTCAGGAGATCGCGCGTTATCTCGATCGGAAATTTGATCTCGGCCTCTTTCCTCCGAACCTGGAAGGAATTCAGGCGATTCTGGCCCGGTACATCGAGAACGATCTCGAATCGGTCGGCTTCAAGCTGAATGACATCCACTACCTTTCCTGGCTGCCCGACCCGTATGATCGTGCAATGTTTCTCCGCCACAAAGAGCGAAAGTTCGGCGCCGGCTGCGTCGATGCGTGGCGTCGGCAAAAAGAGCCGTTGCAAGGGGAGCTCGAAGCGCTTCTGGTCCCGATCGATCAGATGCTTCAAGCCGCTCCCTTCCTGATCGATCGGCGGCCTCGATTCGTCGATTTCGACCTCGCCGGTATTTTAGGGAACTACATGTTCAGCGGACACAATGTTGTTCCGAGCCGGTTCAAAGCAATCGGCCGGTGGCACGAGGCGATCGAATCGACATCCCATGCCGATCAATTGTAG
- a CDS encoding SDR family NAD(P)-dependent oxidoreductase, translating into MSARSFIVAEIYHKRRSKSMNARFAVELPGHFHYSGYENGAGFHGGVFMIDLKEKVVLITGGGRGIGRAAAERFAAERSRVAICARTEGEVIGTAKEIEAAGGVVRPFRIDLSSRREVQRMVAQIVSEWGMIDLLINNASVLGPSEPIATYPAEAWEEVIRININGTFYITQAVVRTMIPRRAGTILSVTSSVGRRGRATWGAYSVSKFALEGMMQTLAEEVAPFGLRVITLNPGGTRTRMRAAAYPKEDPARLQDPARVAKALLFLARVAADRDLHGKSVDMADLSTETS; encoded by the coding sequence TTGTCGGCGCGATCGTTCATCGTGGCGGAAATTTATCACAAGCGCCGGTCCAAATCAATGAACGCCCGGTTTGCCGTTGAATTGCCGGGGCATTTCCATTATTCTGGCTATGAGAATGGGGCGGGGTTTCACGGCGGAGTTTTCATGATCGATCTGAAAGAGAAAGTCGTCCTGATCACCGGCGGGGGGCGCGGCATCGGCCGGGCGGCGGCGGAGCGGTTTGCCGCCGAAAGAAGCCGGGTGGCCATCTGCGCCCGGACCGAAGGAGAGGTCATTGGGACGGCCAAAGAGATCGAAGCGGCGGGCGGGGTGGTTCGGCCGTTTCGGATCGATCTCTCCTCTCGTCGGGAGGTCCAACGGATGGTGGCCCAGATCGTCTCCGAATGGGGGATGATCGATCTGTTGATCAACAATGCGTCGGTCTTAGGCCCCTCCGAGCCGATCGCCACCTATCCGGCGGAAGCGTGGGAAGAGGTGATCCGGATCAACATCAACGGCACCTTCTACATCACCCAGGCGGTCGTCCGGACGATGATCCCCCGCCGCGCCGGGACGATCCTCTCGGTGACATCGAGCGTCGGGAGGCGGGGACGGGCGACCTGGGGGGCCTACTCGGTCTCCAAGTTTGCGCTGGAGGGGATGATGCAGACGCTCGCGGAGGAGGTCGCCCCCTTTGGCCTTCGGGTGATCACCCTCAATCCCGGCGGCACACGGACCCGAATGCGCGCCGCCGCCTATCCGAAAGAAGATCCGGCCCGGCTTCAAGACCCGGCCCGCGTCGCCAAGGCGCTCCTCTTCCTCGCTCGCGTCGCCGCCGACCGCGACCTGCATGGAAAGTCGGTCGATATGGCCGATCTTTCAACAGAGACGTCGTAA
- the trxA gene encoding thioredoxin, with translation MAAPWIDEATESNFEARVITASKTQPVLVDFWAPWCGPCRLLGPTLERVVEAYGGKVRLIKINTDENPTLASRYRIQGIPAVKAFLDGQIVDEFVGVLPERQIREFVDNLVPTQADLLGQQARAIEGTPLEALKLYEEGLRGEPQHPPSLLGKLRLLLALDRVEEARDLFNHLPAPLQFHEETRRLQIRLDLALSKQHGPSLEELRARVGQEPENLQAAFDLAHRLAADGNHEEALERYLAILRKDRRFKDDGARKAMLQLFEIVGPRSPLAEKFREKLAEILF, from the coding sequence ATGGCCGCTCCATGGATCGACGAAGCAACTGAGAGCAATTTCGAAGCGCGGGTGATTACCGCATCGAAGACGCAGCCGGTGTTGGTCGATTTCTGGGCCCCTTGGTGCGGTCCTTGCCGGCTCCTCGGCCCGACGCTGGAGCGGGTGGTCGAGGCCTACGGCGGAAAAGTCCGGCTGATCAAGATCAACACCGATGAAAACCCCACCCTCGCATCCCGATATCGAATTCAGGGAATCCCGGCGGTCAAGGCGTTCCTCGACGGTCAGATCGTCGATGAATTCGTCGGCGTCCTCCCCGAGCGCCAGATCCGCGAGTTCGTCGACAACCTTGTTCCAACCCAAGCCGACCTGTTGGGACAACAAGCGCGCGCGATCGAGGGAACACCGCTGGAGGCACTGAAACTTTACGAAGAAGGCCTCCGGGGGGAGCCTCAACATCCCCCTTCACTGCTCGGCAAGCTGAGACTGCTGCTGGCGCTCGACCGGGTGGAGGAAGCCCGGGACCTCTTCAATCATCTTCCGGCCCCGCTTCAATTCCATGAGGAGACCCGCCGGCTTCAGATCCGACTCGATCTTGCCCTCTCCAAACAGCACGGCCCCTCGCTCGAGGAGCTGCGCGCCCGGGTGGGGCAGGAGCCGGAGAACCTTCAGGCCGCATTCGATCTGGCTCACCGGCTGGCCGCCGACGGAAACCACGAGGAGGCGCTCGAACGCTACCTCGCCATCCTCCGGAAAGATCGCCGATTCAAAGACGACGGCGCACGGAAGGCGATGCTCCAGCTCTTCGAAATCGTCGGCCCCCGCTCTCCGCTTGCCGAGAAATTCCGAGAAAAATTGGCCGAGATTCTTTTCTAA
- a CDS encoding DUF5069 domain-containing protein, translating to MSVADRPSIRSPRERLGGYLLLPRLIDKARLHAKGALPAEYLGNLLKNTGETVDGRFLSFTGLEGEKLRGAILAARDEGAVLAWIEQHAPLHPADEKEAWVKAIEAARLTPEIAEYRKRLYPELAAPVDLGAINVLDRIDRDEGRIPTR from the coding sequence GTGAGCGTGGCCGATCGTCCATCGATCCGATCTCCCCGCGAGCGGCTCGGCGGTTATCTCCTCCTTCCCCGGCTCATCGACAAAGCGCGGCTCCATGCGAAGGGGGCGCTCCCAGCCGAGTATCTCGGCAATCTTCTTAAGAACACCGGAGAGACCGTCGACGGCCGGTTTCTCTCGTTTACCGGCTTGGAGGGGGAGAAGCTGCGAGGAGCCATTCTGGCCGCACGGGATGAGGGGGCGGTCCTCGCTTGGATAGAGCAGCATGCGCCCCTCCATCCCGCCGATGAGAAAGAGGCGTGGGTCAAGGCGATCGAAGCCGCTCGCCTCACCCCGGAGATCGCCGAATATCGAAAGAGGCTCTATCCCGAGCTGGCTGCCCCGGTCGATCTCGGCGCAATCAATGTTCTGGATCGGATCGACAGGGATGAGGGGCGGATCCCAACGAGATGA
- a CDS encoding NUDIX hydrolase, whose product MDLEERLIRRKVVYQGKYIRAEEQVVRLPDGTEATREIIAPPDAVGVLPIDQTGRVYLVRQYRPAICRVTLEIPAGILEPGETSSETASRECEEEIGMKPERLDFLFSYYHSVGFSTGKIEVFLGRDLRPSIEAHTDPGEFIEVVTLPFEEIYRQGLTGELVDSKTLLALLWYRQTLH is encoded by the coding sequence TTGGATCTTGAAGAGCGGCTGATTCGCAGGAAGGTGGTCTATCAGGGAAAGTACATTCGCGCCGAAGAGCAGGTGGTGCGGCTTCCGGATGGGACTGAGGCGACCCGGGAGATCATCGCTCCGCCCGATGCCGTCGGTGTTTTGCCGATTGATCAGACGGGCCGGGTCTATCTGGTCCGGCAATATCGGCCGGCCATTTGCCGGGTCACGCTGGAAATCCCGGCCGGTATTCTAGAGCCGGGAGAAACCTCGTCCGAAACGGCCTCTCGAGAGTGCGAAGAGGAGATTGGGATGAAGCCGGAGCGGCTTGATTTTCTCTTCAGCTATTATCACTCGGTCGGTTTCTCCACCGGAAAGATTGAGGTGTTTCTGGGTCGGGATCTCCGCCCCAGCATAGAGGCCCATACCGACCCGGGAGAGTTCATTGAGGTGGTGACTCTCCCTTTCGAGGAGATCTACCGGCAGGGCCTCACCGGAGAGCTCGTCGACAGCAAGACCCTCCTGGCCCTTCTTTGGTATCGACAGACCCTTCATTAG
- a CDS encoding response regulator transcription factor — protein MPEPRALTKRETEVIRLVAEGYKNREVAEKLGIRVKTVETHRANIMNKLALRNVAQLIRYAIQKGLVRIDKEAFEESVR, from the coding sequence ATGCCGGAACCGAGGGCACTCACGAAGCGAGAAACGGAAGTCATCCGTCTTGTGGCGGAAGGTTATAAAAACAGGGAAGTTGCAGAGAAGCTTGGTATCCGCGTCAAAACGGTGGAAACCCACCGGGCCAATATCATGAACAAGCTGGCGCTGCGCAATGTCGCCCAGCTCATCCGTTACGCTATCCAGAAGGGGTTGGTGCGGATCGATAAAGAGGCCTTTGAAGAATCGGTTCGGTGA
- a CDS encoding response regulator transcription factor: MIKILIADDHAIVRRGLKQILTETSDMVVAGEAHDGQEMLDMVRNDQWDVIVLDISMPGRGGLDILKQLKSERPKLPVLMLTIYPEDQYAVRVLRAGASGYLTKESAPDHLVEAIRKVARGGKYISPHLAEKLAFNLESLSEKPPHESLSDREFQVLRLIASGKTVKEIGDELALSVKTISTYRTRILEKMRMKNNAELTHYAIQQKLVE; encoded by the coding sequence ATGATTAAAATCTTAATTGCCGATGACCATGCCATCGTCCGACGGGGACTCAAACAGATCCTCACGGAGACCTCGGATATGGTGGTGGCGGGAGAGGCCCATGACGGACAGGAGATGCTCGATATGGTCCGCAACGATCAGTGGGATGTGATCGTTCTCGACATTTCGATGCCGGGTCGCGGCGGTCTCGACATCTTAAAACAGCTCAAAAGCGAGCGGCCGAAGCTTCCTGTTCTGATGCTCACCATTTACCCTGAAGATCAATATGCCGTCCGCGTTCTCCGCGCCGGGGCTTCAGGCTACTTAACCAAGGAGAGCGCTCCCGACCATCTGGTTGAGGCGATTCGAAAGGTCGCCCGCGGCGGGAAATATATCAGCCCTCACCTGGCCGAAAAACTCGCCTTTAATCTGGAGTCGCTGTCGGAAAAACCGCCTCACGAGAGTCTCTCCGACCGAGAATTCCAAGTCCTTCGATTAATTGCCTCCGGGAAAACGGTCAAGGAGATCGGAGATGAGCTCGCGTTGAGTGTCAAGACGATCAGCACCTATCGGACCCGCATTCTGGAAAAGATGAGAATGAAGAATAACGCCGAGCTCACCCATTACGCCATCCAACAGAAATTGGTCGAATAA
- a CDS encoding response regulator, translated as MKRILVIDDEQLLLDLLTQLLSKIGYEVDQAIDCRKAAGLLKERGYDAIFLDVKMPLMDGIGFYDKVQSHFPEMAKRIIFLTGDVANRTTADFIKKTGSLYLQKPFTIKEIKAILNLLFDSAASPNPLEKDNPSLRFNPLSLQ; from the coding sequence ATGAAGCGGATCCTTGTGATCGATGACGAGCAGCTCTTACTCGATCTTCTTACCCAGCTTCTCTCCAAAATCGGGTATGAGGTCGATCAAGCGATCGATTGCCGGAAGGCGGCCGGCCTGCTCAAAGAGAGAGGATATGATGCGATCTTTCTGGATGTGAAGATGCCGCTGATGGATGGGATCGGCTTTTACGACAAGGTCCAATCCCATTTCCCGGAGATGGCAAAGCGAATCATCTTCCTGACGGGAGACGTCGCAAATCGAACGACGGCCGACTTTATTAAGAAAACAGGAAGCCTTTATCTGCAGAAGCCATTCACGATCAAAGAGATCAAGGCGATTCTCAATCTTTTGTTCGACTCTGCCGCCTCCCCTAATCCTTTAGAAAAAGACAACCCGTCATTACGCTTTAATCCCCTCTCTTTACAATAA
- the glgP gene encoding alpha-glucan family phosphorylase, whose protein sequence is MEQGLQIPQRISRLEELAYNLWWSWHPEARALFEAIDRPLWKQTNHNPVKVLAGVSSERLAEAAEDPTFLRRYDAVLKALDSDLGQRETWFGQRFPDLARASIAYFSAEFGLHNSLPIYSGGLGLLAGDHCKEAGDLGIPLVGVGFLYPQGYFHQKIQADGWQEATYRPLDLNAVAIRPTTFPTGQKLVEVPVGPRSVYIAVWEVRVGRVRLYLMDTDVPENAPWDRELSARLYGGDQELRIRQEIVLGIGGVRLLRALGIAPTIWHCNEGHTSFLMLERIREGVAAGKSFEEAAEAVRKSSIFTTHTPVPAGHDAFPASLIEKYFSNYWPTLGLDQARFWALGRNKEPWGEAFNMTVLALHLSNGHNAVSRLHGEVSRRMWQHLWPDTDVEKIPILSITNGVHVPTWVAPEMNDLYKKYLSPDWVHHHDDSILWQRVMDIPDDLLWETRQHMKRKLLGFIRERARTSWIEDRVDPIQLLAGGTLLDPEALTIGFARRFTAYKRATLLFHSLERLKKILGNRWRPVQIVFAGKAHPADEVGKRLIQQIYSLAKDSGLAGHIAFVENYDMHVAHFFIQGVDVWLNTPRAPLEASGTSGMKASLNGVPQLSILDGWWPEGYNGSNGWTFGLTPGASLDSISPEMQDAADAESLYRILENEVIPLYYRRDADGVPRGWIQTVKEAVRSVVPSFCARRMVKEYADRLYAPAARGSKE, encoded by the coding sequence ATGGAGCAGGGGTTGCAAATTCCGCAGCGGATCAGTCGATTGGAGGAGTTGGCCTATAATCTTTGGTGGAGCTGGCATCCGGAAGCAAGGGCCCTCTTTGAGGCGATCGATCGCCCCCTGTGGAAGCAGACAAACCACAATCCCGTAAAGGTATTGGCCGGGGTGTCTTCGGAACGGCTGGCGGAGGCGGCGGAAGACCCGACGTTTCTCCGCCGTTATGACGCCGTACTAAAGGCGCTTGACAGCGATCTCGGCCAGCGGGAGACCTGGTTCGGCCAACGATTTCCGGACTTGGCGAGGGCGTCGATCGCCTACTTTTCAGCCGAGTTCGGCCTCCATAACTCGCTTCCAATTTATTCCGGCGGGCTGGGCCTCTTGGCGGGAGACCATTGCAAGGAGGCGGGGGATCTCGGAATCCCGCTCGTCGGGGTCGGCTTTCTCTATCCGCAGGGCTATTTCCATCAGAAGATCCAAGCCGACGGATGGCAGGAGGCAACCTACCGTCCGCTGGACCTGAACGCGGTGGCGATCCGGCCGACGACCTTCCCGACCGGCCAGAAATTGGTTGAGGTTCCGGTCGGGCCGCGATCGGTCTACATCGCGGTCTGGGAAGTCCGTGTCGGACGGGTGCGTCTCTATCTGATGGATACCGATGTGCCGGAGAACGCGCCTTGGGATCGCGAGCTCTCCGCCCGGCTCTACGGAGGGGATCAGGAGCTGAGGATTCGACAAGAGATCGTCCTCGGCATCGGCGGGGTTCGCCTTCTGAGAGCGCTCGGAATCGCGCCGACGATCTGGCACTGTAATGAAGGACACACCTCGTTCTTAATGTTGGAGCGGATTCGGGAGGGGGTCGCCGCCGGAAAATCGTTTGAGGAGGCGGCGGAGGCGGTTCGAAAGAGCAGCATCTTCACGACGCACACCCCGGTTCCGGCGGGGCATGATGCCTTTCCCGCCTCGCTGATTGAGAAATATTTCTCAAACTATTGGCCGACGTTGGGACTCGACCAGGCACGCTTCTGGGCGCTGGGCCGCAACAAGGAGCCTTGGGGCGAGGCGTTTAACATGACGGTCCTGGCGCTGCACCTGAGCAACGGCCACAACGCCGTCAGCCGATTGCACGGGGAGGTCTCGCGGCGGATGTGGCAACATCTCTGGCCCGATACCGACGTCGAGAAGATTCCGATCCTTTCGATCACCAACGGGGTCCATGTCCCGACCTGGGTGGCGCCGGAGATGAATGATCTCTACAAAAAATACCTCTCTCCCGACTGGGTGCATCATCATGATGATTCGATCCTTTGGCAACGTGTGATGGATATTCCGGACGATCTTCTCTGGGAGACCCGCCAGCACATGAAACGGAAGCTGCTCGGATTTATCCGCGAGCGGGCGAGGACCTCTTGGATTGAAGACCGGGTCGATCCGATTCAGCTCTTGGCGGGGGGGACCCTTCTCGATCCGGAGGCGCTGACCATCGGTTTCGCCCGGCGGTTTACCGCCTACAAGCGGGCAACCCTCCTCTTCCATAGCCTGGAGCGATTGAAAAAGATTCTCGGCAACCGTTGGCGTCCGGTGCAGATCGTCTTTGCCGGAAAGGCCCATCCGGCCGATGAGGTCGGTAAACGATTGATTCAGCAGATTTATAGTTTAGCAAAAGATTCGGGCCTTGCCGGCCACATCGCCTTCGTTGAAAATTATGATATGCATGTCGCCCATTTTTTTATTCAGGGGGTCGATGTCTGGCTGAATACCCCGCGGGCGCCGCTAGAGGCGAGTGGAACGAGCGGCATGAAGGCTTCCCTCAACGGGGTTCCCCAGTTGAGCATCCTTGATGGATGGTGGCCGGAAGGATATAACGGCTCCAACGGGTGGACCTTCGGGTTGACCCCCGGCGCCTCCTTGGATTCAATCTCGCCTGAGATGCAAGATGCGGCCGATGCGGAGAGTCTCTACCGTATTCTGGAGAATGAAGTCATTCCTCTTTATTATCGGCGAGACGCCGACGGGGTGCCGCGAGGATGGATCCAGACGGTCAAAGAAGCGGTCCGATCGGTGGTCCCTTCCTTCTGTGCGCGACGAATGGTCAAGGAGTATGCAGACCGTCTCTATGCGCCGGCGGCACGGGGTTCGAAAGAATAA
- a CDS encoding GNAT family N-acetyltransferase: MKTPLQFSDSREIDPQEVLALYRYANWSKDRTLEETRQVLAQSSGVFSLWEGPRLVAFARVLTDFLFRAAIYDVIVHPDVQRKGVGRALIYKVLTHPSLKKVPVFHLLTSDKRPFYEKLGFVTSEERGYAAMIFVRRQEEKEKQ, translated from the coding sequence ATGAAAACGCCGCTCCAATTCAGCGACAGCCGAGAAATTGATCCGCAAGAGGTCTTGGCGCTCTACCGCTATGCAAACTGGTCCAAAGATCGGACGCTGGAGGAGACCCGGCAGGTCCTTGCCCAGTCGAGTGGTGTCTTTTCCCTTTGGGAGGGGCCGCGCCTGGTCGCCTTCGCGCGGGTTTTGACCGACTTCCTCTTCCGCGCCGCGATCTACGATGTGATTGTCCATCCCGATGTGCAGCGAAAAGGGGTCGGCCGCGCGCTGATCTATAAGGTTCTGACACACCCTTCTTTGAAGAAAGTGCCGGTCTTCCACCTGTTGACGAGCGACAAGCGACCCTTTTATGAGAAGCTCGGTTTTGTCACAAGCGAAGAGCGGGGCTATGCCGCAATGATCTTCGTGCGGCGGCAGGAAGAGAAGGAGAAGCAGTGA
- a CDS encoding kinase/pyrophosphorylase, which produces MTERPPEIRPIFVVSDATGETAEKICQAALSQFADEKIVLARRHYIRSESQIEEVLQEAKARKGLIIFTFVSESLRLKIREGALQSGLLAVDLLGPLLTAMSHFLKSRPRSEPGRLHRIDTDYFSRVEAVQFTVKHDDGQNLQGVRQADIVLVGPSRTAKTPLSIYLAQFGYKVANIPIILNIPLPKEIKTIDPVKIVALIIDPQRLMEIREARLTRLNRRVAGYADMEAIIQELNYCREIYRQNPQWGIIDVSGRAVEEVATDIMGWIRRGDPFQ; this is translated from the coding sequence ATGACCGAGCGCCCCCCCGAGATTCGTCCGATTTTCGTCGTCTCCGATGCGACGGGAGAGACCGCAGAGAAAATCTGTCAAGCGGCCCTCTCTCAATTTGCCGATGAAAAGATCGTACTCGCCCGTCGGCATTACATCCGCTCCGAATCCCAAATCGAGGAGGTTCTTCAAGAGGCAAAGGCGCGCAAGGGCCTTATTATCTTTACTTTTGTCTCCGAGTCCCTTCGTCTCAAGATACGAGAAGGGGCGCTGCAATCGGGGCTGCTGGCCGTCGATCTCCTCGGACCGTTGCTGACCGCCATGAGCCACTTCCTCAAGAGCCGTCCCCGCTCCGAGCCGGGTCGGCTCCACCGGATCGACACCGACTATTTTAGTCGTGTAGAGGCGGTGCAGTTCACCGTAAAACATGACGACGGTCAGAACCTTCAAGGGGTCCGCCAGGCCGACATCGTTTTGGTCGGCCCCTCCCGGACCGCCAAGACTCCGTTGTCGATCTACCTCGCGCAGTTCGGATATAAGGTGGCGAACATCCCGATCATCCTCAACATCCCCCTTCCCAAGGAGATCAAAACCATCGATCCGGTCAAAATTGTCGCGCTGATTATCGATCCGCAGCGATTGATGGAAATCCGCGAAGCGCGCCTGACCCGTCTGAACCGCCGCGTCGCAGGATATGCCGACATGGAGGCGATTATCCAGGAGCTGAACTACTGCCGCGAAATCTATCGCCAGAATCCGCAATGGGGAATTATCGACGTCTCCGGACGCGCCGTTGAAGAGGTGGCGACCGATATCATGGGATGGATCCGTCGGGGCGACCCCTTTCAATAA
- a CDS encoding methyltransferase domain-containing protein, whose translation MAQMSPEEIINQQRQDWSRVAPAWEKWDPLLHQNLSFLNYRLVGDARIRPGQRVLDLGSGTGYPAIVAADAVGNQGEVIGLDLSEEMLDRAKRKAYGLGLFNLDFRVADVTRLSEGDESFDAVISRFCLMFLPDVPMAVSEIARVLKPGGYLAAAVWSGPDRNPFIRLPMDVLRRFMELPAPSSDQPGIFRLAKPGDLSGMAERAELQKLTDEEFQADSLYNSAETYWTNLLDMAAPLQPLFAKLSQKDRGEAERQIKEAVEQYRKGEEIALPMAIRIVVARKPV comes from the coding sequence ATGGCGCAAATGAGTCCCGAAGAGATCATTAATCAACAACGGCAAGACTGGAGCCGGGTCGCCCCGGCGTGGGAGAAGTGGGACCCGCTCCTCCATCAAAATCTCTCCTTCCTCAATTACCGTTTGGTGGGAGACGCCCGAATTCGGCCGGGCCAGCGGGTGTTGGACCTCGGCTCCGGAACCGGCTACCCGGCGATTGTCGCCGCCGATGCGGTGGGAAACCAGGGAGAGGTGATCGGCCTCGATCTCTCGGAGGAGATGCTCGATCGCGCCAAGCGCAAGGCGTACGGCTTGGGACTTTTCAATTTGGATTTTCGCGTCGCCGATGTCACCCGTCTTTCGGAAGGGGATGAATCGTTTGATGCGGTGATCAGCCGCTTTTGTCTGATGTTTCTTCCCGACGTTCCGATGGCGGTGTCCGAGATTGCGCGGGTCCTAAAGCCCGGCGGCTATCTGGCGGCGGCGGTCTGGTCGGGACCCGATCGGAATCCGTTCATTCGACTTCCGATGGATGTCCTCAGGCGGTTTATGGAGCTCCCCGCTCCTTCTTCCGACCAGCCGGGGATTTTCCGGCTGGCGAAGCCGGGAGATCTTTCGGGAATGGCGGAGCGAGCCGAGCTGCAGAAGCTGACCGATGAGGAGTTCCAAGCCGACTCGCTCTACAATTCGGCCGAGACCTATTGGACGAACCTTTTGGATATGGCCGCGCCGCTCCAGCCGCTCTTTGCCAAGCTTTCCCAAAAAGATCGGGGAGAGGCGGAGCGTCAGATTAAAGAGGCGGTCGAGCAGTATCGTAAGGGGGAGGAGATCGCTCTACCGATGGCCATCCGAATCGTGGTCGCGCGCAAGCCGGTTTAA
- a CDS encoding DMT family transporter — MKPVSHRTAALLLMLAALLWGGSVIAQKWGVTYFPPLRLALLRGGGAILCLLPFWLKADDRVRRFDRKEFPLLFLLAFLSMIGNQLSNYYGLRTIPASEAGIIMGSTPVLTVLLSSLLFRGPSRGPSREPLTRRRTVGCLLSFTGVVLVVARLPRGETIASWQGDLLVCLGVLSWVLYTLLARLILKNHSSLALTMATFSIGTLMVLPFALWESAQQNPIPDSAWGALAYLIVFASVIAFFAWNIGLQAVGPTRASVFSNLIPVTALLLGVLLLSESISIKQFIGMGLILVSVWMVNRPGPEGARRA, encoded by the coding sequence ATGAAACCGGTCTCGCACCGCACCGCCGCTCTTTTGCTGATGCTGGCCGCCTTGCTCTGGGGAGGGTCGGTGATCGCTCAGAAGTGGGGGGTCACCTACTTTCCGCCGCTGCGCCTGGCGCTGCTCCGCGGGGGCGGCGCGATCCTCTGTCTCCTGCCGTTTTGGTTGAAGGCCGACGATCGCGTCCGGCGGTTCGATCGAAAAGAGTTCCCTCTCCTTTTTCTTCTCGCCTTTCTATCGATGATCGGAAATCAACTCTCAAACTATTACGGCCTGAGGACGATTCCCGCTTCGGAGGCGGGGATCATCATGGGATCGACGCCGGTATTGACCGTTCTCCTCTCCTCCCTCCTCTTTCGCGGGCCGTCGCGCGGGCCGTCGCGCGAGCCGTTGACCCGGCGACGAACGGTCGGATGCCTCCTCTCTTTCACCGGGGTGGTCCTGGTCGTCGCTCGTCTTCCCCGCGGGGAGACAATCGCTTCCTGGCAGGGGGATCTGCTGGTCTGTCTCGGCGTCCTCTCCTGGGTGTTGTATACCCTCTTGGCGAGATTGATTTTAAAAAATCACTCCTCGCTCGCGCTGACGATGGCGACGTTCTCCATCGGCACCCTGATGGTCCTCCCCTTCGCGTTATGGGAGTCGGCTCAGCAAAACCCGATCCCCGATTCGGCCTGGGGCGCGCTCGCATATCTGATCGTTTTTGCGTCGGTGATTGCTTTTTTTGCCTGGAACATCGGCCTGCAGGCGGTGGGACCGACCCGGGCCTCCGTTTTCAGTAACCTGATTCCGGTGACGGCGCTGCTGTTGGGTGTGCTGCTTCTCTCGGAGTCGATCTCGATCAAACAGTTCATCGGGATGGGATTGATTTTGGTCAGCGTCTGGATGGTCAACCGGCCGGGGCCGGAGGGAGCCCGGCGGGCTTAA